One segment of Penaeus chinensis breed Huanghai No. 1 chromosome 14, ASM1920278v2, whole genome shotgun sequence DNA contains the following:
- the LOC125032112 gene encoding uncharacterized protein LOC125032112 isoform X3 — translation MMSHEEPQVRGEEGGGTEEEEGDLEARTAVEALLALTSPMDYTQHPAYEDEYIMESGMDHYADKSLSFKEASPSMYGHQSRAADIQPEGEEANELQAVAARACREERQILERKEAAAVISYSNSSKADEGNAQFRMLTELPESLKGSSLSLSETDSSGDEQDKLYKDLCKAAQQTSRQDEVLGFSSSQNRRPGEGTLKKVCDSTASKWCVMPGEKILEEKYQRRSSSESNESSFKKNLERTLSAGKGLMEHGTLPDKDGASSVPGLVPQGPVSLRRASQEGMVRVKRKQESDVGLGFVSKETPEKSLGIEMLKETKCSSVKGAMLEEDSNNEGEDNDTDDDSDSDSDSESSSSDSDDDEDDEDASDSDSDSESDEKSEEKLKTIESKEGESKEMEKADVEKNILETDHERMKVKESLLPDKEMQSSESKEKNVAKSTKTSQPQSASAEANCTGRGDTSICDSRVVEEKEKCPTPEKEKSEGNSSVQGKAETSTSDTSVQSGGKKVSSEISAGESGKAVRQSKDRRDDRRRDTEANGDKENDSPRDNTKNIDKSTKSDRKAQVSLKKQQPKGQKSSPLSSAPVNVSEVDLVQQVAVAFAQQLTTIQGSQAKQSTVKSHSPQEKPAKGEMDVSQDREDKSEQDIAATEEEKMEMEIDDAFPMPIQAEVVMSEGSESGIEYEDFDKSGGSKEDFSWYAKREQLLDQSEKENLELVAYLQSFVNGGGAGEVVEYPPPNNELPGEGADLTQWQLDSVHLPPFTPNVAPPSWLRLTIPAEGYRCHSCGDTFFIESSLVQHRERRSVWINLECGPCDAKLTFYNRCALKDHLRNHMMQGEEVDEETVEVRSLPLQLTRLLQPILVPIPQSLRHRRSTKSHGTVNKLPVLKPIGRTPPKVYGEDYQNGSLENLLEDEEGNEDDRSRFSSEEKIPLGMKRLSPRKRTVRCYLCERMFHSVRELMSHMRTDQPYSDQRVECRKCQLVLPSVCAAKAHILTHPPANTSNISVCPECGSRCDGPRDFVHHLNTCGHQFRRSGIVCPVCQVCFFKVLDDFLSHWISEHCAKSYECVVCRNTFESLVFHKCTTPGQQVLATFRCLLTCPLCSVAVQLHAQEEHDTNGKIKAHLADAHPSIITRVHYVYKSKFCTNAFRSKDELRAHHDREHRRDNHYRTKTCTLHHEVLGYQHQYFGGQEPRNAFVTLPVALSAEELHEARIRDVPTVSSVIDKTLFPDVPHLQEVSKSTKAEKQPKKMLNKAMPEDSEAKESSGKESPAKKDMDQLDKLRPNVCYRCGFTYTDNKDFRRHKRMCEGEAAERQCHVCSLAAVGEDFARHCLTHIRDGLILCIYCNGMQFNNATDLEQHFELHVHEQFSYPASCAFCCTSLPDVPTALSHLNEEHDPFHVPFDTSEFECDRCGRRFHGERGLSVHLGRCTLGTATPTPSSAGCRQCQVCTKALMPEMFGRHLVCHLEEGLLVCSLCDGRTLPSSMALLHHLEEHATALAYPSNCPMCSFVMQDSTSALTHLKEEHGFGNLHCAECDMHYNFTYQLQRHTDIVHKICQYAKRRYICWICRAYDHVKKETLMNHFRTVHGLDREQVDEKAMIRTRGQGTMPTSQFIPTKPLGSKEMPGGSRQDGDTVTVRLSRDKVKTSPGKMSIGSGASSKHPSNKSTQSSPVKSVDSKPTSPTSIKSPLGKREDAKLKEKTKVLIKRLPDSILDEQSRSKRRKTSTEEGGSEKCPKSNTKERKRKKKAYRCATCGFGTNSSEKYELHSSKHKEHGEDGGAEGFVCQECGASFVVEPSLARHMFFAHKVKLQVTGDDRNAEKSEVKADVKEETVIPMESEDTEKEPIFKVKVEEEEEEPEEAKEEEIEKPETKDNEVDVKVEEEETLAKRKVSRAAAKKNLRNAASKKRAEGGSLRRKEETVVNKKKPESIPKKLPDAGTVKRRVERNVSKKKAAKVVTRNKKEKEVTRPKQEREIAKRKVDRKVEFKKIEDYEEEERFDNQCVVCKEEFTSPVELYSHLRTHGMAFLKLGRKARPFGLEKTADR, via the exons ATGATGTCCCATGAAGAGCCCcaagtaaggggggaggagggagggggtacagaggaggaggaaggggatctgGAAGCTCGCACAGCTGTGGAGGCTCTGTTGGCTCTCACCTCACCTATGGACTACACCCAGCACCCTG CATATGAGGATGAGTACATCATGGAGTCTGGGATGGACCATTATGCAGACAAGTCACTGTCTTTTAAGGAAGCATCACCAAGCATGTATGGTCATCAGTCTCGGGCTGCAGACATCCAGCCTGAAGGGGAGGAAGCTAATGAGCTCCAGGCGGTGGCAGCTCGGGCGTGCAGAGAGGAACGGCAGATCCTAGAACGAAAGGAGGCGGCTGCAGTCATTTCCTACTCAAATTCCAGTAAGGCTGATGAAGGAAATGCTCAGTTCAGAATGCTCACAGAGTTACCAGAAAGCCTGAAGGGATCATCATTGAGTCTCTCAGAAACAGACAGCTCTGGGGATGAACAAGACAAGCTATACAAGGACCTTTGTAAGGCTGCTCAACAGACTAGTAGACAGGATGAGGTTTTAGGGTTTAGTAGTTCACAAAACAGAAGGCCTGGAGAAGGAACACTAAAAAAAGTGTGTGATAGTACTGCAAGCAAGTGGTGTGTCATGCCAGGTGAGAAAATTTTAGAGGAAAAATATCAGAGAAGAAGTTCCTCAGAAAGCAATGAAAGTAGTTtcaaaaaaaatctagaaagaaCTTTAAGTGCAGGAAAAGGTCTAATGGAACATGGCACATTGCCTGATAAAGACGGGGCTTCAAGTGTGCCTGGATTGGTCCCACAAGGACCTGTGAGCCTAAGGAGGGCCAGCCAGGAAGGAATGGTAAGGGTAAAACGAAAACAGGAAAGTGATGTGGGCTTAGGATTTGTTTCTAAGGAGACTCCTGAAAAGAGTCTAGGCATAGAAATGTTAAAAGAGACCAAGTGTTCAAGTGTTAAAGGTGCCATGCTGGAAGAGGACTCCAATAATGAAGGAGAagataatgatacagatgatgatTCAGATTCTGATAGTGATAGTGAGTCATCTTCATCAGAttcagatgatgatgaggatgatgaggatgcttCAGATTCTGACAGTGACTCTGAAAGTGATGAAAAGAGTGAGGAAAAATTAAAGACAATAGAAAGCAAGGAAGGTGAAagcaaggaaatggaaaaggctGATGTGGAAAAGAACATCTTAGAGACTGAtcatgagagaatgaaagtgaaggaAAGTCTTCTGCCAGACAAAGAAATGCAGAGTagtgaaagtaaagaaaaaaatgtggcaAAATCCACAAAAACAAGCCAGCCACAGAGTGCAAGTGCTGAGGCAAACTGTACAGGTAGGGGAGATACAAGTATTTGTGATTCAAGagtggtggaagagaaagagaaatgtccTACACctgaaaaagagaagagtgaggggaataGCAGTGTCCAAGGAAAGGCAGAGACCAGCACAAGTGATACAAGTGTTCAAAGTGGAGGCAAGAAAGTGTCCTCTGAAATTAGTGCAGGGGAATCTGGGAAAGCTGTTAGGCAAAGCAAAGACAGGCGTGACGACAGgaggagagacacagaggcaAATGGTGACAAAGAGAATGATTCTCCTagagataatacaaaaaatattgataaaagtacaaAAAGTGACAGAAAAGCCCAGGTTAGCTTAAAGAAGCAACAACCTAAGGGCCAGAAATCAAGCCCCTTAAGTTCGGCCCCAGTGAATGTGAGCGAAGTGGACCTGGTGCAGCAGGTTGCCGTGGCCTTTGCACAACAGCTGACAACCATTCAGGGCAGCCAGGCAAAGCAGAGCACAGTGAAGTCTCATTCGCCACAGGAGAAACCAgcgaagggagagatggatgtcAGTCAGGACCGTGAAGACAAGAGTGAGCAAGACATCGCAGccacagaggaagagaagatggagatggaaatcgACGATGCTTTCCCAATGCCGATTCAGGCAGAAGTCGTCATGTCGGAAGGCAGTGAAAGTGGCATTGAATATGAGGACTTCGACAAGAGTGGAGGTAGCAAGGAGGATTTCAGCTGGTACGCCAAACGAGAACAGCTCCTGGATCAGTCGGAGAAAGAGAACCTGGAACTTGTGGCTTATCTGCAGAGCTTT GTGAATGGAGGAGGTGCTGGGGAGGTAGTGGAGTATCCCCCACCCAACAATGAACTTCCCGGAGAGGGGGCTGACCTCACTCAGTGGCAGCTGGACAGCGTTcacctgcctcccttcacccccaaTGTTGCTCCTCCATCCTGGCTGCGGCTCACCATTCCTGCTGAGGGTTATCGGTGCCACTCGTGTGGAGACAC aTTCTTCATTGAGAGTTCTCTGGTGCAGCACAGGGAGCGTCGAAGCGTCTGGATCAACCTGGAGTGTGGCCCCTGTGACGCCAAACTGACCTTCTACAACCGATGTGCTCTTAAAG ATCATCTCCGCAACCACATGATGCaaggagaagaggtggatgaggagacTGTGGAAGTACGATCACTTCCTCTGCAGCTCACTAGGCTTCTCCAGCCTATCCTAGTGCCCATCCCACAATCACTCAGG CACCGAAGATCCACAAAGAGCCATGGAACTGTCAACAAATTACCGGTGCTAAAGCCCATAGGGAGGACACCGCCAAAGGTTTATGGGGAAGACTATCAGAATGGCTCTTTGGAAAACTTGCTGGAGGATGAGGAAGGCAATGAAGATGACCGCAGCCGCTTCAGCTCAGAGGAAAAGATTCCTCTGGGCATGAAAAG GCTCTCTCCAAGGAAACGTACTGTGAGGTGCTATCTGTGTGAAAGGATGTTTCACAGTGTGCGGGAATTGATGTCTCACATGCGCACTGACCAGCCATACTCTGATCAGCGTGTGGAGTGTAGAAAGTGCCAGCTGGTTCTCCCAAGTGTGTGTGCTGCAAAGGCCCATATCCTCACTCATCCTCCTGCCAATACCTCAAACATATCTGTGTGTCCAGAGTGTGGCAGCCGTTGTGATGGCCCTAGAGACTTCGTACACCACCTCAACACCTGTGGACATCAGTTCCGTCGCTCGGGCATTGTGTGTCCTGTATGCCAAGTGTGTTTCTTCAAAGTGCTTGATGACTTCTTATCGCACTGGATCTCCGAGCATTGTGCAAAGTCTTacgagtgtgttgtgtgtagaaACACATTCGAAAGTCTTGTGTTCCATAAATGTACAACACCGGGACAGCAAGTCCTGGCAACATTCCGCTGTTTGCTTACGTGTCCTTTGTGCTCAGTTGCTGTTCAGTTACATGCCCAGGAAGAGCATGATACCAATGGCAAAATCAAGGCTCACCTGGCAGATGCCCATCCTTCTATTATAACTAGAGTCCATTATGTTTACAAGTCCAAGTTTTGTACTAACGCTTTCCGGTCTAAAGATGAGCTTAGAGCTCATCACGATCGAGAGCACAGAAGGGACAATCACTACCGCACCAAGACATGTACGCTGCACCATGAAGTCCTGGGTTATCAGCACCAGTATTTTGGAGGTCAAGAACCCAGGAATGCATTTGTCACCCTCCCCGTTGCTCTTAGTGCAGAAGAACTGCACGAAGCCAGAATAAGGGATGTACCAACGGTCAGCAGTGTCATAGACAAGACTCTTTTCCCAGATGTGCCTCACCTCCAAGAAGTCTCAAAATCAACAAAGGCTGAAAAGCAGCCAAAGAAAATGCTAAACAAAGCAATGCCTGAAGATTCTGAGGCAAAGGAGTCCTCAGGGAAAGAAAGTCCTGCCAAGAAGGACATGgaccagttagacaagctccgcCCAAATGTCTGTTACCGATGTGGTTTTACATACACTGACAACAAGGATTTCAGGAGACACAAGCGTATGTGTGAAGGGGAGGCAGCGGAGAGGCAGTGCCATGTGTGTAGCTTGGCTGCTGTGGGTGAGGACTTTGCCCGTCACTGCCTCACCCATATCAGGGACGGGTTGATACTCTGCATATACTGCAATGGGATGCAGTTCAACAATGCCACTGACTTGGAACAGCACTTTGAACTCCATGTCCACGAACAGTTTTCATATCCAGCAAGTTGTGCTTTCTGTTGCACATCCTTGCCTGATGTACCAACAGCTCTGTCTCATCTCAATGAAGAGCATGATCCATTCCATGTACCTTTCGACACCTCTGAATTTGAATGTGACCGCTGTGGCCGCCGTTTCCATGGTGAAAGAGGACTGAGTGTTCATTTAGGTCGCTGTACACTAGGCACTGCCACTCCAACCCCTTCTTCTGCTGGGTGTCGCCAGTGCCAGGTCTGTACTAAAGCCCTCATGCCAGAGATGTTTGGACGTCACTTGGTGTGCCACCTGGAGGAAGGGCTATTGGTGTGCAGCTTGTGTGATGGCAGAACACTGCCCTCAAGCATGGCACTGCTTCACCATCTGGAGGAACATGCAACTGCCCTGGCATATCCTTCAAATTGTCCAATGTGTTCATTTGTCATGCAGGACAGCACTTCAGCTCTGACACATCTCAAGGAAGAACATGGATTTGGGAACCTTCACTGTGCTGAATGTGACATGCATTATAACTTTACATATCAACTGCAGCGTCATACAGATATTGTTCACAAGATATGCCAGTATGCCAAAAGACGATATATCTGCTGGATATGTCGTGCATATGATCATGTGAAGAAGGAGACTCTCATGAATCATTTTCGCACAGTGCATGGACTAGATCGGGAGCAAGTTGATGAGAAGGCAATGATTAGGACTCGTGGTCAGGGAACAATGCCCACTTCTCAGTTTATCCCAACCAAGCCATTGGGAAGCAAAGAAATGCCAGGTGGGAGTCGACAGGATGGTGATACTGTGACAGTCAGACTGAGCAGAGACAAAGTGAAGACTTCTCCTGGTAAAATGTCTATTGGATCTGGAGCATCATCTAAGCACCCTAGTAATAAATCCACACAGAGTTCTCCTGTGAAAAGCGTGGATAGTAAACCAACCAGCCCAACTTCCATTAAATCACCTTTAGGCAAAAGAGAAGATGCCAAGCTCAAGGAAAAGACAAAAGTTCTCATTAAAAGGTTACCTGATTCCATCTTAGATGAGCAATCTAGAtcaaagaggagaaaaacaagTACAGAAGAAGGGGGGTCTGAAAAGTGTCCTAAAAGTaatacaaaggaaaggaaaaggaaaaaaaaggcttACAGGTGTGCCACTTGTGGATTCGGCACCAACTCAAGTGAGAAGTATGAACTACACTCCAGTAAGCACAAAGAGCATGGGGAAGATGGCGGAGCCGAGGGGTTTGTATGCCAGGAGTGTGGGGCATCATTTGTCGTTGAACCCTCCCTTGCACGACACATGTTCTTTGCTCACAAAGTAAAACTCCAGGTGACAGGCGATGACAGGAATGCTGAGAAGAGTGAAGTTAAGGCTGATGTGAAGGAGGAAACAGTTATCCCCATGGAAAGTGAGGATACAGAAAAGGAACCAATATTCAAagtgaaagtggaggaggaggaagaagaaccagaggaagcaaaggaagaagaaatagagaagccTGAAACAAAAGATAATGAAGTAGATGttaaagtggaggaggaagagactctTGCCAAGAGGAAAGTATCAAGAGCTGCAGCGAAGAAGAACTTGAGGAATGCGGCGTCAAaaaagagagcagagggaggttcacttaggaggaaagaggagacagtagtaaataaaaagaaaccagAGAGCATCCCCAAAAAACTTCCAGATGCAGGAACAGTCaaaagaagagtggagagaaatGTTTCAAAGAAGAAAGCAGCGAAGGTAGTGAccagaaataagaaggaaaaagaagtaacCAGACCTAAGCAGGAAAGGGAAATAGCAAAAAGGAAAGTAGACAGGAAAGTAGAATTCAAAAAGATTGAAGattatgaagaggaggagagatttgACAATCAGTGTGTTGTTTGCAAGGAGGAGTTCACATCACCAGTGGAACTCTACAGTCATTTACGGACCCACGGAATGGCCTTCCTAAAGCTAGGCCGCAAAGCCAGGCCCTTTGGCTTGGAGAAGACAGCTGATCGATGA